The Osmia bicornis bicornis chromosome 11, iOsmBic2.1, whole genome shotgun sequence genome includes the window CTGACGTGTACCACTCGACACCCGTCTCGAcgatttatcatttttcctcTGGTAAAACCATCAAACTTTATATCGTCGTTAAAAGTAACGAGAAGCAAGGATCAACCATTTTCGAATACTCCATTGATCCACCTCAAAGATATCGAGTTCGATAGAAAGCAGACATGAAAATGATCCATCCCTTGTCACAAATTTACCCAATATCCAATACGGTATTCTAATTCAGATTATTATCTAAAGAGATATGACAGAGATGTAATTTAACACGTTAAACATAGTTACAGCTTGTCATATTCATTTATCAATTCCAaaagaaagggttaaaacCAATCCACCCATCCAATTCGCTCGAAGCCAGAGTATCTCTATCGCAGTCAATAATTCGAGATGCGACAGCAATCAATCTCTCCAAACACCCTAACATCTTATCCTCCCCCagcctacctacctacctacctaaaTCCAAACAGTCGAACCCTATACCATCCACCAGTCGTTTCAATCCCACCAATTAACCCCTGCAAACAAGCTGTAAATCCCTTTTCCTCGTCCCGTGTACAAAAGATCAACGTACCACCCTTAAAGCTCACCTTCATCGTGGGGAAAAAAAACTTAAGCCCAGGACCAACGCCCAGGTTCAATTAAATAGTATTCGAAAGTCGAAAGGAAGTAGCAGGTTGCGGATCGATGCACGCGAGCCCAACAACCCCTATCAGTTTCCGCGTTGCAGGAAACGAGGGGGGCTTGAAAGGAGTTCGGTGTGTAGCTCTGGGTATATCGATCTCAAAGATCGTCCTGCACGAAACGGTCGAGCGGGTCTCTCAGGGCCGTACCACGGGGCTCCAAGCCACCTGCGACGACCTTGACCTACGGGGTTCCTCTCGCGCCGGCGTCGCGTCCTCAACCtccctcttttctctttcgagcTTCTTCTGCGTCCCGTTTCATCTCGTTTCCGAACACTTTGCAGTAGGGTTGTTACGAAAATCCTAATATTACTAACATCTACTTgcgaataattaaatatatatcatAGGAAGGAGTATTGTCTGTGTTCCCATGTTCATCTAATCAAATAATTGGATATTTGGTAAAATTCCAACTGCTTGGATATTTCAATTATCCAAATTCTTCGAAGTTTTACAGCCCTAATTTGCATCCCTATCAGTCTTCATTTTTGTCACCTTCTCTTGTTACTCACAGTTCCACGTTTATGTGAATCTTTCAATCACATCATTTGTCTTCTTCTCTTGTTCTTTTGTATCTTTTGACGTTCAATTCTTTGTTTCCGTATTTTGACGTCGGCCCCAGGGTGGTTTATGGACCGTCGCTATTGTTGATCGGCAATTTTTCACGGGTGAATCGCGTTTGATGGATCTTTTGGACCATCAGGGGgtggtttttttttgttctctGTTATGTAACGCTTGATGccttttgcttttttttttctattgaTCGGCCAATTTTTGAAAGACGAAATTGGTTTGATATTGTATTCCGATAATTTTCGAAACTTCTGAATATTTACTTTACTCTGAATACCCGTAATGCAATTTTTCCGTCTTCGAAGTTTCATTCTCGGAAAGCCTTTAGGCAGTTTAAACCGGATTTCCGTCAAGTTCTTGTTATCCGGCGAAACGTATCCAGGCACTCGAGAAAACTGTCTCGCTGTTCATTTTCCAGCTCTCACCACTTTTCTCCTCCAATTTTCCGATGAATCGTTGCTTCCATTTTCTCCCTCGAATTAATTGTTCGAGTCATTTCGGAGATTTTCTTTCGAATtcaacgaaaatttatttatttatttatttatttattggtTAGAAGGgtatcataattattattacaaataattatttctccttccattaaaatattatagtaaTGCAGTGAAATATTAGAACAAAGGAAATGCTTGataaagaatttttttctttccagaAAAAATTCAACACGCTTGTTTTTAACGAGAAACAGTAAACACCCCGATATCGTTTTCCAACCCTGTTTCCCGGCAATCAAACCAAGCCACCCCAACAATTAATACCTAAAATCCACGTAATCCAAGCCTAACCCCTTGCTCTCTACCGCACTCGTTCGAAAACATTTCACCCTTCGCCTCTTATAATCCTTAAAACCCTATCTAGCTTTTCTACCAAACCAATAAAGAAATATACTCATATAGTACATTGATTACTAGTAATCTAAAAGAAACTATTTTCTCATTAAAGATTAATACTCTGCGTTGTGTAATAGCGACAAATCGATCGCTAGAACCTTgctaaataatttattcatcaGTTGTTACGCTGCTGATAATAGAAATCTGTCCTGCTATGgttcaatattaatttaccATATAACCATTAGTGCTgtcattaattttctattctcGATAACGAGTAGAACGAAACATAttcgaaaattcaatttcctcgAAAGGCAGTCTTCGGTACAAAGCAATACCATtctttattcataattaattctCTCACGCGGAATCGCAGCATGGTTTTCATATCTCAAAGATTAAATTTCGCCGAACAAGAagcttttatttattttcttcgttGGTTCGAACCGGTGGCACAATTAACTCGAATCAAGCTTAGTAACGATCAGACCGGCCGGAGAACTCGACGGGTAAATCATATTCTCATCAGAACTCGCGGTGCTGGACCTCTTCTCACCCCCTGCTGCGAAACACAGCCAGCTCATCCCCATCCCCACCGTACACCAGCTACCGGACCGAGCCAACTCACCCTCTCCCACCCTCTGAGCACGCTCCTGTCTCGGGCTGTCCTGACGAGCGGAACCAGTCGCAGTTCGAACCCCGAAGAGGCCAACGAGGAGACCGATATCCTGGAAGCCGACGATTGGCACGAGGCGAAAGATCGTGCCGAAATCCTTGGCCATGAGCTCGGCCTCGGAAAAATGCAGGTGactgaattttcttttatcaatcCCTTCTTCCTCTTACAGTGGTATGTTTTTCACTGACATTTCTAGacattttggaaaatttcattgagGTTGAGAGGCCTCGTCACTGAAAGTCATCATATAAGTGGGGCATAGTCAATTTTATCATGGTTTTAATTGAATCCagataattttaatacattgctTACgtcttttattataatttagtATTTGTTATAATAGGTTTGTTATTTGTTACAATGGTGTGGGTTGAGTTTGTAGGTGATCAGGTTGTTTGACGTAAGATTTGACGTATGCATGTCGTGTCGACGTGTTAAGAGGCAAACATGGaatcttcttttttatcgAAGGGGAAATAGGGTGGAAATTTTATACAGGATGATGTTTAGAAAAATTGCAGGCGGTGTTACATCGTTTTATTGGTTGTCTGATTAAAGTGTACGTAGGGTTTCTCGTCTCCCACAACTTCAATTGAATTCCGCACTCGAGGGCGAACCCTTTGTTGTTATTTTGTTACTGATTGTTGGAAACAAAGTGTAGCTGGgtgaaaattttattgattatgGTTTTTGGAATAGTTCACGTTGCTGAAAGTTGTTTGGTTTCGTTGCAAATAAACAATCTCGTGTTCTACACACAAGGGTAGGTTTTCTGTAGTTATTCTGTTATTTCTCATGGAAATTTTATGATTCAGTgtatttcatgaaatttaaatgaCATTTATGTAGAGTTAtgtagaatatttaaaacattctCAGGGTTAATTTAACCCTCCATACACCATGATTATGAGGTTCTATTTTGTGAGGTTCACTATGGGTTCTTTAAATTAGGTTTTAAAGTACTATGAGTTGGAGCTTGAATAATCTAACTTTTGGGGGTGGTTTACGAGGTGATTGTGCTCCCTTTGTTTATGTCCTGAAGAGGGTGGTAAGAAACTTGTGTACCCCCGTATTAAAAGGGTGAACGAAATTTGAATACCTTCAGTAAATTGTTAAAATACTTTAGAGGTGAAAATGGGACACCCCTctcgaaattattttcatttattttgtatgTTATTTCCCTTCCACTGAATATTGTACTAGAGGGTGGAAGTTTCAAGCTTTACAAATCCAATTAAATTGAGATTTGTCCATTTGAATCGATCCACCTTCtatttattcagaattttaTTAGGTATTTCTCcgttgaattttattatattacaaaataaaatccaATTCATTTTTGTTCCAATACTTATTAGAGGAACTGTTATTCcttctttcattatttttattaattttttttatttataaaaatttcactctTAAAGGTTCTTAATAGTcttattatatatttcaaaataatttaccatttgccaaaagtaaaaaaaaaaaacactgcCCATTTCCAATTCCTCTGTACCTTTACCACCCTCTTTATTTTAAGATGAGGGCTGGAAGGCGATTCAGAGATTTTCTCGAAGAATCATTAACcttgatttttatttcactACCCCTATCCAGGGACCAATCTGATTTCTGAGTGCTAACGACAGTCAAGAGGGTGAATTTCGTTAGTTTCCGAACCCTCTGATCTGTCATGTTTCACAAACGAAGCGGGGTTGCGTAGAACAACGATAAAACGCGGAAATGTATTCCGTATAATGAAACCCTTCGACTTTCACGATTCTCTGGCTTCGTATCTCGGTGCGTcgaattattcaaataaaaaggGGTGGTTttcgtggcaatataacgagatcCTTCCCGGTTTCAAACGAAACAACGGCGAACGAAGCTCGACGTTTCTTTCAAAGCATCTCAGGCGTCAACGCGAAAAGGGGGTAGCATGCGACCGAcggttttaattaatttttcaaggCTCCACCATTGAAATTCACCCTTTCGAAACATCACACTGCGAATAATAACCTTTAACCAAATTTCCAGTTCACCCTTAGCATTACCTGTTGTCCAAGctatactttttatttttaaattttcgagAAAGTGGAGAGTGTCATCGAGTAAGGGATGAAAGTTCACTCCCCAGGTGATTAAGTCAAGAAGGTAGCTAAGTAGAAAAGTAAATTCTACTTTTACTTTCACTCTCGTTAACATTCCAACGTGATTCACTCGAGGATGAAGACCCTTTAACGAACCCATCCCTAACCCTTGAAATTTAAAGTCAATTAATCTACCCACGAACCCCTAACTTTTCAATTAGCCACGAATCAGTCTTGTTATCGAGAACTTCATAATTCACTTATCATTTTCGTGATGTAAACGTCACTCCAACCCCCCAAGGGTTGGTCAAAGTCGAATCGAAAATGTTTAAATCAAAAAGGAGgggtgaaaaatatttctgaaagATCGTTGCTCGTGATAATTTCGTGATCGAGCTGTTGAAATTGAACAAACTCCTCCTTTTCATGGGACAAGAGTGTTTCTGTTTACACGCACGAGAAAAGCAACCCCCTTTCACGTTCCTTCATCGACCGTGCCTTATGTCAAGGCCGAAGCAACTAAGATTTCTCAGTCACGGTCACGAACATCGTTGTGTGTCTGTTCAGCACGGTTCGCAAATCATTGGCTGCGATTACGACCTCACCCCTTTCAACCCCTATTCGCCTATTCGAAGTGCTTTTTAATGGATTAACCAAAGCACTTACCATTGGATGACAAACAACGCTACATCTTCTCGGATAAGTTATTCGTTTCGAATGTTAAAAgtctaaaataattttaatatcgattgctattataaaaaatgtaatcttCGTATCGTATTATCGTTTCGATCGAGAAAGTTTGCCGAGGAAAAAGGAATGTGTAATTATCAAGACAGCTTATAATTCGTCGAGTTCGCagcttgaaaaatatttatccgAGATATTTGCTGTGGCTgtggaaaattttttaataatccaCACCCGGCTGAGGGCACgggattaattaatttctcgaGCTTTAATTTAGCAGAAACGTCGCTCAGTTTATAATTCATGATTCGATGTGAGATTAATTAATCCGTTTGGAGGGGGTTTCAATCACTCAGATGATAGATCGTGAATCAGGTTGAAAACACGTGGTTGCatcataatttatatataactGGCGCGATACCACTGAAATTACAGATGAAAATTGAGATATTCCTCGTTTTATTTCAGTCGTTGACACAGATTTGAAAacacatttaaaaaaagaagaggcaGCAGAGTGCAGATGTACTTTTTATGCATCTAGGCGAATTCAACGGCTTcacttgaaatttatttatagtacattttattaatattataatagtctatctatattgaaattgaaagaaattggagaaagaaaatgaacttTCTCGACCGTTCAATTCAGAAATGGAAATAAGTTTCTCCGTATTGTCTTGTACCCAGTGGCGCAAACCGATTTCTAATTCTTTTGTGGTTCTTTTAGAAAAAGGATCTGCGGTTAAGCAGACCGGTTCCATCGAAACAACAGTTTGGCAAACGTCCAGATTTTTCCGCAGCAAAACTGATACCAATCGTGAGGACAGCCATCAGTCGTTCACTGCGGTACAACGAATTTGCATTTCTCTCGTTCAAGTTTTCATGGTTAAAGGAAATGCAGAAATTAACAATCTTCGTATTTCCACGATAGAACCAAGGATATCAATATCGTTTTAAACCTCCTTCCATTTCTGAATCATTTCCTTCGTTCTGTCTCGCGAATCGTACAATGAAACTAAAATTCTCGGTCGGGTGTCCTGAAAACGAGTAAcctgaaatatttaacaaacaAATTCAtaacttcttcttcttcttctgacAGACAGACgtatattcttcttttccctACGAATGGTAACATTCGCATCTTCTTCCAGGGAAACCTGCACAGAAGCATCCAGCTTCATTAGAGAGCTTCCTGGCTGCGCTGTATCGATCCGTGTTCGCATCGGCTGTTTGACCAGCAAGGCTTTTTTTTCGTACGAGATCGTGCTAATTATACACCGATAGGGAAAAAGTCGTTGAGAAAAGATAAATTTGTCCCGTTGGTCTCGATAAAATGTCGTGCTATTAGAGGCACTCTGAACGACCCGTCAGATCAATCGTTAGAACTTTGGTAATTAATCAAAGAGAGCGGTTTCCGTTTcgaaaagtatttttattttcaaggGAATCTTATGTAAATGATAAATCCATATTTTTGATATACTATTATTATCTTGATGGTCGAGGGCAAAATCAAGGttgattttgtaattaatcATAAGGGACGCTTTCGTTTTCGTTgggaaaaatttttatttccacaTCGATTATTATTTCTCTATGAGAAACAGGATACAGTCGAATGGTTCATAGTGAACTTTGCACTTTTATTATTGTGCTGTGATAATTATTAGCGGTGAACTGTTGTTGCTGAGAATTCTCGCGTGAGTCCATCCTACGTCATCGACGTTTATAAAAGAACCGGGCGTGTTGCAACCTTCATCGCGTCAATGTAAACAGGCCGTAATGAAAGGAATCGAACTGATGGATATTTCAGTAAGTCATCGGTTGCCACGGGGTCGAAGACTTTCCAACTTTCTTTCGAGATGTAAATCATCAAACCTCAAACACGAATCATTTTCGTTTTCTATGAGGCACAAGTTTTCCTTCGGTTATACCCTGACACGTATCTTCCTTAAAGTTTCTTTGGTATCTCGATCAGACGATCAGAATGCAGTCATACCAGCCGATATTTCCGACAGCATTTTCACCACGATCGAATCAATTCGAATCAGTGACAGCTTCTACGTGACGCAAATGCAACGTGCATAATGTGTTTTGCTGGTCATTTATCTGGAGCTCTAGGAACACGGTTATGTCAGACACAGAAGTATTTGTTCCATCGGGTTGCCAGCTGTCGTGTCCTGTTTAAGATATCGACAATTTTAGATAGCCATGATTTCTTAAAGAATATTTCGTCGAATTCTAGCCAACGTGTTATAAGATTcacaatttttttatcaattcgATATTTCATTGATTACTGCTGGTTTCACAGAAGCCATTGAGAGAGCTGGGCCGACTGTGCCTCAGCACGGGTGAACAGAGCGGCGACGTTGTTGCGGAAGTATGCACGGAACCACGCGGTGGACTTCCGCTTCTTCAGGTATGGCCGAGCGATTCACCAAGAGGCGAGGCGGACGGACAAGCGCAGGCATTCGTGTTTCCCGATGTCCAAGAGAACGTCAACGATAGTGGAATAGAATCTATACAGGTATTTACAATTCTCATGAACAaaggaatagaaaaaaatgaagagaaaTATCTGAAATTGCTTTTTATTTCCCATTCTTATAACCACGGTTATAAAACGAATCAATGGTTCATGGTAGTTTCTATAAGAAAGCTTTTCAATCGAATATTCCCGTCTGACTCGCATCGTAAATCAAAATCTTGTTGGCGCCAGGTCGACGGAGAACCTAAATGTCCCACGCCATAATCGACGCACTGTGCTACATATTTATGACTCATCGATTGTTATTAAAGGCGAAATGTTAAGAGAGTTAAATCGCGGAATGCCTTAACGATGATCCTGTTTTAAAAGGCATCGCCATCGCCGTGCGGCGTGGCGAGTACGAGTCCAGCCGCGACCCCGCAACAATCCCGACGCGCCAGCCTGCTTCATCCGGATCATGCTCGGCTGCAGCTGCATCATTTGCATCATAATCACCACAATTCAGGGTCTAAGACTCCACCGACGCCGGACCGGGCGTCCATCGACGAGGAACCTCCACTTCCGCCGAGCCCGTCGAGCTCGACCACCAGCAGTTTACGCTCCATGCCAAGCTCCGCGATCGCTTCGATGCACTCGCAAGATAGGAGACGAAGCAGCAGGTAATTATACCATCGGAGAATATTTTTAACGATCGCTCGACGCAAGAAAGGATAAAGTACGAATGCTAGAGGCGAACGTTTCAAGAGTTTAAGAAACGTTTAGTCTCTCCGAGAAAGTGAAAATCCTCGTGGTTTCCTGTCACGATCTTCTTCACAAAAGGGAAACCTCCCTGAACCATCCCCTTTCTGTTCCCGATCCGTGAAATTACCGCACGGAGAAGCGGGGGTGGAAATAATCCCTCAGGTTGATACGGTCTGACGTCGATCTTGACTCGTGTCGAGGCGTGACCCTGGCTCCATGCAAATACGACCGACGAAGCACGTGCAGTTATAGATCTAGATATTAATCGGTGTCTGAATAATCCAGACATCTCTCCAGCCACCCTTTCTCACGCTCTCTCGATCTGcttagaattttatttccaatCAACAGAATTACCCAGCTCGGTAATCGATGTTTGATCAATAGTTTTCTAATAATTAACAGGTATAGCATGTTCGATGCCTTGGATCTGGAATACGCCCTGCTGAGGGCAGCGGCCCGAGGTTCAGTGGGTCCATACTCTTTATCGGAATCCTTGCACAAGTTGACCTTCACTCAGAGCCTGGCATTTCCTGCTTTGGCTCGTGGATTGGCGTCGAAGCAGAGCGTACCAACCAGGAGGCCTCAACAGCACACGGAGAGCGGATTGAACGCGTTCGCCAAGGTGGTGACCGCGTTGGTCCTCGTGTTGGTCAGCGTTTTGGTGTTCGGTGTGGTGTACAAGTTCGTGAGGACGTGAGGGTGGTTGCTGGTACCCGATCGACAGCCTGGCTCTTCGCAGGATTTCGATCGACCTGGTACCAGCGACTCATTCGACGATTGACTAGCTGGTCGAGTGTTCTGAATATAAAATTCACTCGTATGCCGATGATAGAAGGTTCCCTTGGTGAAACCTTGGAACCACCGGGAATAAGGATACGTATTATCAGAATGCGGAGCTTAGAGCTTTGATGGTGGAAAGTGAAATTATTGTACCAAGTGGAAGCTCAAAGCTATGGTAGAAAGTGAAGGATTCTAAATGAGAGGtgacattttaattaatcctttATACCAAATGAAAACGCAAGGTTGATGGTAGAAAGTAAAGGTACCACGTGAAAGACGAAAGTAATAGTAGAAGGTGATTATTTCAGATAAGATACACGTGCAACCTCTGATGGTGCTTAACCATTGGGCCTAGATCAGGGGGTGTTTCGATGATTGTCGATTGGTGAGCATGGATGGATACTTGAACATTTAACAATTATATTCATTCTATCGTCTgtgattgaaaaattgactATTTCGATGAACGAAACCTTTTCAATTCAAATGGGTATACATAG containing:
- the LOC114872403 gene encoding palmitoyltransferase ZDHHC5-A; translated protein: MQKPLRELGRLCLSTGEQSGDVVAEVCTEPRGGLPLLQVWPSDSPRGEADGQAQAFVFPDVQENVNDSGIESIQASPSPCGVASTSPAATPQQSRRASLLHPDHARLQLHHLHHNHHNSGSKTPPTPDRASIDEEPPLPPSPSSSTTSSLRSMPSSAIASMHSQDRRRSSRYSMFDALDLEYALLRAAARGSVGPYSLSESLHKLTFTQSLAFPALARGLASKQSVPTRRPQQHTESGLNAFAKVVTALVLVLVSVLVFGVVYKFVRT